A DNA window from Procambarus clarkii isolate CNS0578487 chromosome 3, FALCON_Pclarkii_2.0, whole genome shotgun sequence contains the following coding sequences:
- the LOC138369024 gene encoding uncharacterized protein, whose protein sequence is MYITPEMCIIPDMYIIPEKYIIPEMYIIPDMYIIPEMYIIPEKYIILEMYITPEMYIIPDMCIIPEMYIIPEKYIILEMYIIQEMYIIPEMFNITEKYIIPVMYIIPEMFNIIEKYIIPEMYIIPEMHIILK, encoded by the coding sequence atgtatatcacaccAGAGATGTGTATCATACCAGATATGTATATCATACCAGAGAAGTATATCATAccagagatgtatatcataccaGATATGTATATCATACCGGAGATGTATATCATACCAGAGAAGTATATCATActagagatgtatatcacaccagagatgtatatcataccaGATATGTGTATCATACCGGAGATGTATATCATACCAGAGAAGTATATCATactagagatgtatatcatacaagagatgtatatcataccaGAGATGTTTAACATAACAGAGAAGTATATCATACCAGTGATGTATATCATACCAGAGATGTTTAACATAATAGAGAAGTATATCATAccagagatgtatatcataccaGAGATGcatatcatactaaagtag